In Streptomyces sp. NBC_00569, a single genomic region encodes these proteins:
- a CDS encoding DUF4267 domain-containing protein produces the protein MSLKKINTVLAAAFILFILWFGTEYIVSPETTAPGYGLPSWPSGDGDGFLIIKGIRDVVLALVLGILLVTGHRRALGWALLMEALAAYGDLTNVLAHHGSVATAFGVHGLTATLMVVNGLLMMRETRKVAAAPATPAPQPA, from the coding sequence ATGTCGCTGAAGAAGATCAACACCGTCTTGGCCGCCGCCTTCATCCTCTTCATCCTCTGGTTCGGGACGGAGTACATCGTGAGCCCGGAGACGACGGCGCCGGGCTACGGCCTGCCGAGCTGGCCGTCCGGCGACGGCGACGGCTTCCTGATCATCAAGGGAATCCGCGACGTCGTCCTGGCTCTGGTCCTGGGGATCCTGCTGGTGACGGGCCACCGCCGGGCGTTGGGCTGGGCGCTGCTGATGGAGGCCCTCGCCGCGTACGGCGACTTGACCAACGTGCTGGCCCACCACGGCTCCGTGGCCACCGCGTTCGGCGTCCACGGCCTGACCGCGACACTGATGGTGGTCAACGGCCTGCTGATGATGCGCGAGACCCGCAAGGTCGCGGCCGCTCCGGCGACGCCCGCCCCGCAGCCCGCCTGA
- a CDS encoding CGNR zinc finger domain-containing protein, with product MFDGHVVTLLDAAVSLVNTLTDGLRQGRPYTAPHGDQLPQAIHEALPLASDRSNVEPDHAAYLVHTAHQMRGVFEAADSGHIDQAARAVNVLLRTTGARPQLDCVDGEPWQVHFHGSDDSLSVGWSAGCATALALAIGSSLAGRLGVCTAPNCDRVYVDASRNAVRHFCSTACRSRVKAAAFRARKASRN from the coding sequence ATGTTCGATGGTCACGTGGTGACGCTGCTCGATGCCGCTGTCTCCCTCGTGAATACGCTGACCGACGGCCTTCGGCAGGGCCGCCCCTACACCGCTCCGCACGGTGACCAGCTCCCACAGGCGATTCACGAAGCGCTGCCGCTCGCCTCGGATCGCTCCAACGTCGAACCGGACCACGCCGCCTATCTCGTGCACACCGCCCACCAGATGCGAGGGGTCTTCGAGGCCGCCGACAGCGGCCACATCGACCAGGCAGCTCGGGCCGTGAACGTCCTCCTGCGCACCACCGGCGCCCGTCCACAACTCGACTGCGTCGATGGCGAGCCCTGGCAGGTCCACTTCCACGGCTCCGACGACAGTCTCTCCGTGGGGTGGAGTGCCGGATGCGCCACCGCCCTGGCGCTGGCGATCGGCAGCAGCCTCGCCGGACGTCTCGGAGTCTGCACGGCCCCCAACTGCGACCGCGTGTATGTCGACGCCTCTCGCAACGCGGTCCGCCACTTCTGCTCTACAGCCTGCCGGAGCCGGGTCAAGGCGGCGGCATTCAGGGCGCGCAAAGCATCCCGCAACTAG
- a CDS encoding helix-turn-helix transcriptional regulator, translating into MSKKKRKGRKHRTVNRTPRPGPAPKNVSAEKTPIQATAVSQRPAPEQLGHHAARTYGQLLEHGPHSIQHLCEAVGYTKRTIMKHVDGLAQIGLAVQEADGRWAAVNRTQNATTSSTCAVPRQ; encoded by the coding sequence GTGAGCAAGAAGAAGCGGAAGGGCCGCAAGCACCGGACCGTGAATCGGACACCGCGGCCCGGCCCGGCGCCCAAAAATGTCTCTGCGGAGAAAACCCCGATCCAGGCCACGGCGGTCAGCCAACGCCCCGCACCGGAGCAGCTGGGCCACCATGCTGCCCGCACCTACGGACAACTGCTGGAGCACGGACCGCACTCGATCCAGCATCTGTGTGAGGCGGTCGGCTACACCAAGCGGACGATCATGAAACACGTGGACGGGCTCGCACAGATCGGCCTGGCGGTGCAAGAAGCTGATGGCCGCTGGGCGGCGGTCAACCGGACGCAGAACGCCACCACGAGTAGCACCTGTGCCGTGCCGCGACAATAG
- a CDS encoding carbon-nitrogen hydrolase family protein, with translation MQQPLSIAVAQPRCTAYDVTANAVAHAEAVRAADARVVVFPEMSLTGYELDAVPVLPDDERLAPIVAACAETGALALVGAPVPGPRIGILAVGGDGARVAYGKVHLHGSEATRFVPGEPTVIEVDGWRLGLAVCRDTGIPEHAAKTAALGIDGYVAGVVHADHEAEVHGERARRVAADHGVWVATAAFAGPTGGGFDRTSGRSGIWSANGELVAEAGAAPDEIARAVFIK, from the coding sequence GTGCAGCAGCCGTTGAGCATTGCGGTAGCGCAGCCGAGGTGCACGGCTTACGACGTGACGGCCAACGCGGTGGCTCATGCGGAGGCCGTTCGGGCGGCAGACGCGCGAGTGGTGGTCTTCCCCGAGATGTCGCTGACGGGATACGAGCTGGACGCGGTGCCGGTCCTTCCGGACGATGAACGACTGGCTCCGATCGTCGCCGCATGCGCGGAGACGGGCGCGCTTGCCTTGGTCGGCGCGCCTGTGCCGGGTCCACGCATCGGCATCCTGGCAGTAGGGGGCGACGGTGCGCGGGTGGCCTATGGGAAGGTGCACCTCCACGGCAGCGAGGCCACCCGATTTGTGCCGGGAGAACCCACCGTGATCGAAGTGGACGGGTGGCGGCTGGGGCTCGCCGTCTGCCGCGACACGGGTATCCCTGAGCATGCCGCGAAGACGGCCGCGCTGGGAATCGACGGGTATGTGGCCGGGGTCGTCCACGCGGATCACGAGGCTGAGGTCCACGGCGAGCGCGCCCGTCGGGTCGCAGCCGACCACGGAGTGTGGGTCGCCACAGCGGCCTTCGCGGGCCCGACCGGTGGCGGGTTCGACCGCACGTCCGGACGTTCGGGCATCTGGTCCGCCAACGGGGAACTGGTCGCGGAGGCCGGCGCCGCCCCCGACGAGATCGCGCGGGCTGTTTTCATCAAGTGA
- a CDS encoding DUF6959 family protein, protein MPGSGFPGVVVQGDSLHILRGDVAEVAKACEPDDLDEARQSTGLLLANLDALLAQYEAALDEHEIPRPY, encoded by the coding sequence ATGCCAGGTAGTGGGTTCCCCGGGGTCGTGGTGCAGGGCGACTCCCTTCACATCCTCCGCGGTGATGTGGCCGAGGTCGCGAAGGCATGCGAGCCAGACGACCTGGATGAAGCTCGGCAGTCCACCGGCCTTCTCCTGGCGAACCTCGATGCTCTGCTGGCGCAGTACGAAGCAGCATTGGACGAGCACGAGATCCCGCGGCCGTACTGA
- a CDS encoding TetR/AcrR family transcriptional regulator has translation MSVQERKQRERAERERLIVATARELAELQGWDAVTTRRLAERIEYSQPVLYSHFRGKREIIGAVALQGATELAAAVRAATAAANGPRERVAALARAYLDFAASNPAVYDAIFQLDGGLAYAQEETPEPLKDAFAALLETLGEVTGDGVDPGLFTEVFWASLHGVATLTRSGRLPPEYTDSRVELLVDRLAIV, from the coding sequence ATGTCGGTACAGGAACGCAAGCAGCGCGAACGGGCGGAGCGCGAGCGCCTCATCGTGGCGACGGCCCGCGAACTCGCCGAGCTGCAGGGCTGGGACGCGGTCACCACCCGCCGGCTCGCCGAGCGCATCGAGTACAGCCAGCCCGTCCTCTACAGCCACTTCCGCGGCAAGCGGGAGATCATCGGCGCCGTCGCCCTCCAGGGCGCCACCGAGCTGGCCGCGGCGGTGCGGGCCGCGACCGCCGCCGCGAACGGCCCGCGCGAGCGGGTTGCCGCCCTCGCCCGCGCCTACCTCGACTTCGCCGCATCCAACCCGGCGGTCTACGACGCCATCTTCCAGCTCGACGGCGGTCTGGCGTACGCACAGGAGGAAACCCCGGAACCTCTCAAGGACGCCTTCGCCGCGCTGCTGGAGACCCTCGGCGAGGTCACCGGGGACGGCGTCGACCCGGGGCTGTTCACCGAGGTGTTCTGGGCATCCCTGCACGGGGTGGCGACCTTGACCCGGTCGGGACGGCTGCCGCCGGAGTACACCGACTCGAGGGTGGAGCTGCTGGTGGACCGGCTCGCCATCGTCTGA
- a CDS encoding MFS transporter: MESAQGGKALPRTVRLLIAARAVNRLGAFSLSFLTVLTTTNFGASAAAAGYISAAFGLATIPSRLIGGRLADHVGTRRTIVIGLTGCALAQLGLALSSGLVSAACFAVLLGLAFEIYEPPSQAMIADVVAPSEQVRAYSLLNVALAVAGMGAGLLATGVGRWDLRWLFALDAVTCLFCALIVHLVLPADRPAAKAAAERAVSAAPWRDPSLLVMLAAGTLFAVVYLQLMAMLPLSLELRGLQPADAGLLFTTSALTITSGQPLLQLSRVASISASAAFISGYLLLALGLAGYALAHNLVAYIAATIVWSVGDLLLVGRAYAFVAGLAPTGAKGRYLAVYGTSWGIGGIVAPVTGTQLLEHVGPTGLWCAASLACLVLAALHPAWIRTASDRARGETPFLDQATDPPATG; encoded by the coding sequence GTGGAATCTGCGCAGGGCGGGAAGGCTTTGCCGCGCACGGTGCGCTTGCTGATCGCGGCGCGAGCAGTGAACCGTCTGGGTGCGTTTTCCTTGTCGTTCCTTACCGTGCTGACCACGACGAACTTCGGCGCGAGTGCCGCAGCCGCCGGATACATCAGTGCCGCCTTCGGACTCGCAACAATCCCCTCGCGCTTGATCGGCGGCCGACTGGCCGACCACGTCGGCACGCGCCGCACGATCGTGATCGGACTGACCGGGTGCGCGTTGGCGCAACTGGGCCTTGCCCTGTCCAGCGGCCTGGTGTCGGCAGCCTGCTTCGCGGTACTGCTGGGGCTGGCCTTTGAGATCTATGAGCCGCCCAGCCAGGCGATGATCGCGGACGTCGTGGCACCGAGTGAACAGGTCCGCGCCTACAGCCTGTTGAACGTGGCGCTCGCCGTGGCCGGCATGGGCGCGGGGCTCTTGGCGACGGGGGTCGGCCGCTGGGACCTGCGGTGGCTGTTCGCACTGGACGCCGTCACATGCCTGTTCTGCGCGCTGATAGTGCACCTGGTGCTGCCCGCAGACCGTCCCGCCGCGAAGGCGGCAGCAGAGCGGGCCGTGAGCGCCGCCCCCTGGCGAGACCCATCGCTGCTCGTCATGCTCGCGGCCGGAACCTTGTTCGCGGTGGTCTATCTCCAGCTCATGGCCATGCTGCCGCTTTCCCTGGAACTGCGCGGACTGCAACCCGCCGACGCTGGACTGCTGTTCACTACGTCCGCCCTGACGATCACCTCCGGGCAACCACTACTACAGCTCAGCCGCGTTGCCTCGATATCAGCATCCGCTGCCTTCATCAGTGGCTACCTCCTACTGGCCCTCGGCCTTGCCGGGTACGCGCTCGCTCACAACCTGGTCGCATATATCGCAGCCACCATCGTGTGGAGTGTGGGCGACCTCCTACTTGTGGGCCGCGCGTACGCATTCGTCGCCGGCCTGGCCCCCACCGGGGCAAAGGGGCGTTACCTGGCGGTCTACGGCACAAGCTGGGGGATCGGCGGGATCGTCGCCCCGGTCACCGGCACACAGCTGCTGGAGCACGTCGGACCCACCGGACTGTGGTGCGCAGCGTCCCTTGCATGCCTGGTTCTCGCCGCTTTGCATCCTGCCTGGATCCGCACGGCCAGTGATCGTGCACGAGGTGAGACTCCCTTCTTGGATCAGGCCACCGATCCGCCTGCAACCGGATGA
- a CDS encoding FadR/GntR family transcriptional regulator, producing the protein MDDKGWAQHIAPVRSAGAAEAIARRLNELIGARILVGGDRFPPEKALAEMFGVAVMTMRHAMAVLREDGLIETRRGHRAGTYVVPEVLARIRELTALHPYTQADIEELTAWRIAVSGEASARAARRASEAGLARLRELEAATDEAVADAEAYRTLDAGLHLHIAELSGSRRLMEAEQGIQDELTRLLAEHPGGVEARSTPDQQHRGLVAAIEHSDAAQAREQFTIHAEATADLFLPFVQ; encoded by the coding sequence ATGGACGACAAGGGCTGGGCCCAACACATCGCGCCGGTGCGCTCGGCGGGAGCGGCGGAGGCGATCGCGCGGCGGCTCAACGAGCTGATCGGCGCGCGGATCCTCGTCGGCGGTGACCGCTTCCCTCCGGAGAAGGCCCTTGCCGAGATGTTCGGGGTGGCCGTGATGACCATGCGTCACGCCATGGCCGTGCTCCGGGAGGACGGGCTGATCGAGACCCGGCGCGGACACCGCGCCGGCACTTATGTGGTGCCCGAAGTACTCGCCCGGATCCGGGAGCTGACCGCCCTCCACCCGTACACGCAGGCCGACATCGAAGAGCTGACGGCGTGGCGGATCGCGGTGTCCGGGGAGGCGTCCGCCCGGGCGGCGAGGCGCGCCTCCGAGGCGGGTCTTGCGAGGCTGCGCGAACTCGAGGCCGCGACCGACGAGGCCGTCGCCGACGCGGAGGCCTATCGCACGCTGGACGCCGGACTCCACCTCCACATCGCCGAACTCTCCGGCTCCCGGCGGCTGATGGAGGCCGAACAGGGCATCCAGGACGAGCTGACCCGGCTCCTGGCGGAGCACCCCGGCGGCGTGGAGGCGCGCAGTACGCCCGACCAGCAGCACCGTGGTCTCGTCGCGGCGATCGAGCACAGTGACGCGGCGCAGGCGCGCGAGCAGTTCACGATCCACGCCGAGGCGACCGCGGACCTGTTCCTTCCGTTCGTCCAGTAA
- a CDS encoding CoA transferase — MALGADSSLLDRVSYGGPSGGLPTRLPVMELARATVAVCSLAAAELTSVRTGRPVPRVRVDDESVATAFLSDRLVRVDGQAWSTFAPLSRFWRAADGWVRTHANYPHHRARLLAALGVPGDAGEEAVAGAIAGRTALEVEETVYAAGGLAVAARSPEEWAKSEQGVLVAGQPLLTTARVDDAPNRVLGDAALPCTGLRVLDLTRVLAGPVATRTLALLGADVLRIDAPQLPESQEAHNDTGMGKRSTTLDLGDVTGRRVFEELLDEADVVVTGYRPGALDRFGLTPEALAGRRPGLVIAQLSAWGRYGPWHERRGFDSLVQVATGIAELEGSPDSPGALPAQALDHGTGYLLAAGVLRALTEQHRTGGTRLVRLALTQTAHWLVHDLAPAPGEDDGFDAGRWLTETDSPMGRLRHALPPVSYEGGPVNWARPPGLWGTDAAVWGGA, encoded by the coding sequence ATGGCACTGGGTGCCGATTCTTCTCTGCTCGACCGGGTGTCATACGGCGGTCCGTCCGGAGGGCTGCCAACGCGGCTGCCCGTCATGGAGCTGGCGCGGGCCACTGTCGCGGTGTGCTCGCTCGCGGCCGCCGAGCTCACTTCCGTACGCACGGGGCGGCCCGTGCCCCGGGTGCGGGTCGACGACGAGTCGGTGGCGACGGCGTTCCTCAGCGACCGGCTGGTGCGGGTCGACGGGCAAGCGTGGTCGACCTTCGCGCCGCTGTCCCGGTTCTGGCGGGCGGCCGATGGATGGGTCCGTACGCACGCCAATTACCCGCACCATCGGGCCCGGCTGCTCGCCGCTCTCGGGGTGCCGGGGGACGCTGGCGAGGAGGCGGTGGCCGGGGCGATCGCGGGGCGTACCGCGCTGGAGGTGGAGGAGACCGTGTACGCGGCGGGCGGTCTGGCCGTCGCGGCACGCAGCCCCGAGGAATGGGCCAAGAGCGAGCAGGGGGTCCTGGTCGCGGGGCAGCCGCTGCTGACGACGGCGCGCGTCGACGACGCCCCGAACCGGGTGCTCGGTGACGCCGCGCTGCCGTGCACAGGGCTGCGCGTCCTGGATCTGACCCGGGTGCTCGCCGGGCCGGTCGCCACCCGAACGCTGGCGCTGCTCGGGGCGGACGTGCTGCGGATCGACGCCCCACAGCTGCCGGAGAGTCAGGAAGCCCACAACGACACCGGGATGGGGAAACGCTCGACCACCCTGGACCTGGGTGACGTCACCGGCCGCCGGGTCTTCGAGGAGCTGCTCGACGAGGCGGACGTGGTGGTTACCGGTTACCGGCCGGGCGCGCTGGACCGGTTCGGGCTGACGCCCGAGGCGCTCGCCGGGCGCCGTCCGGGTCTCGTGATCGCCCAGCTGTCCGCGTGGGGCCGTTACGGGCCGTGGCACGAGCGGCGCGGCTTCGACAGCCTGGTCCAAGTGGCCACCGGCATCGCCGAACTGGAGGGTTCGCCGGACTCGCCCGGCGCGCTGCCCGCCCAGGCGCTCGACCACGGCACCGGCTATCTGCTGGCGGCCGGGGTGCTACGCGCGCTCACCGAGCAGCACCGCACGGGCGGCACACGGCTGGTCCGCCTGGCCCTGACGCAGACCGCCCACTGGCTGGTCCACGACCTGGCCCCCGCTCCGGGCGAGGATGACGGCTTCGACGCCGGGCGCTGGCTGACCGAGACCGACAGCCCCATGGGCCGACTGCGGCACGCGCTGCCGCCGGTGTCGTACGAGGGAGGCCCGGTGAACTGGGCACGACCGCCGGGTCTGTGGGGCACGGACGCCGCGGTCTGGGGCGGCGCCTGA
- a CDS encoding DUF6417 family protein produces the protein MSQDITSALPAPDAAARRLEVLTSEETHDLLRLLHLIAGEELDELSQEAEWFAREIAARIPSEN, from the coding sequence ATGAGCCAAGACATCACCAGCGCCCTTCCTGCCCCAGACGCGGCCGCGCGCCGACTGGAGGTCCTCACATCTGAGGAAACCCACGATCTGCTGCGTCTGCTGCACCTCATCGCGGGCGAAGAGCTGGACGAACTCTCGCAGGAAGCGGAGTGGTTCGCCCGCGAGATCGCTGCCCGCATTCCGTCGGAAAACTGA
- a CDS encoding nucleotidyltransferase domain-containing protein, with protein sequence MDDPVLTAHELVRDRFPGARAAFLAGSVLTDRRTPTSDLDIVVLLDGPPAPNRENLVYRGWPVELFVQTQAAWHRFADQETAKRSSPLLAMCSDGMLLVDTDGLGASLQAEARKRWAAGPPPLSDRERDYQRYILTDLLDDLRGCADPAERVHLVAHMLQRASQLVLLVGGHWLGGGKWLSRRLAAADPGLHRTLTGGAAQAFTGDASVFAAAVTEVLDRAGGPLWDGYAVR encoded by the coding sequence ATGGACGACCCCGTGCTCACCGCCCACGAACTGGTGCGGGATCGGTTTCCCGGCGCCCGAGCAGCCTTCCTCGCCGGCAGCGTACTGACCGACCGCCGGACGCCCACCTCCGATCTGGACATCGTGGTCCTCTTGGACGGGCCGCCCGCACCCAACCGGGAGAACCTGGTGTACCGCGGATGGCCGGTGGAGCTATTCGTGCAGACGCAGGCCGCCTGGCACCGCTTCGCCGATCAGGAGACCGCGAAGCGGAGTTCACCGCTGCTCGCCATGTGTTCCGACGGCATGCTCCTGGTAGACACGGATGGGCTCGGCGCTTCGCTCCAGGCCGAGGCGCGAAAGCGTTGGGCTGCGGGCCCGCCGCCGCTCTCGGACCGTGAGCGGGACTACCAGCGGTACATCCTGACCGACCTCCTCGACGACCTGCGTGGCTGCGCGGACCCTGCCGAGCGGGTGCACTTGGTCGCGCACATGCTGCAGCGCGCCTCGCAGCTGGTCCTGCTGGTTGGCGGGCACTGGCTCGGCGGAGGCAAGTGGTTGTCGCGGCGGCTGGCCGCGGCCGACCCCGGGCTGCACCGCACGCTGACCGGGGGCGCCGCGCAGGCGTTCACCGGGGACGCGAGCGTCTTCGCCGCGGCCGTGACAGAGGTGCTGGACCGAGCCGGCGGCCCGCTGTGGGACGGGTATGCCGTCCGATGA
- a CDS encoding antibiotic biosynthesis monooxygenase family protein gives MAKLHSLDPHTPMFAQLKEKTGPIALANTFVVPKERTELFLALFHRQAEFMKAQPGFVSLQMHKGTGDSQLLMNIALWESTEALATAFGSPEFQRMAAEFPDDIVSYPHIFEQIDA, from the coding sequence ATGGCCAAGCTGCACAGTCTCGACCCGCACACGCCGATGTTCGCGCAGCTCAAGGAGAAGACCGGGCCCATCGCCCTGGCCAACACCTTCGTCGTTCCGAAGGAGAGGACTGAGTTGTTCCTGGCCCTCTTTCACAGGCAGGCCGAATTCATGAAGGCTCAGCCGGGATTCGTCTCCCTGCAGATGCACAAGGGAACCGGGGACAGTCAGCTGCTGATGAACATCGCGCTCTGGGAGTCGACCGAGGCGCTCGCCACGGCGTTCGGCAGCCCGGAGTTCCAGCGCATGGCAGCCGAGTTCCCCGACGACATCGTGTCGTACCCGCACATCTTCGAGCAGATCGACGCATGA
- a CDS encoding DUF1772 domain-containing protein — MLNALEVITTVVVGLMVGVEFSVAFVINRILDALPDDSGQLGRAHGGRMLGAVMPVWYIGSLVLVGIWAIAGWHHDGAGLVVTAGALLILSVIMSILLLVPINNQGKTWTPENRPADWKEQMNRWDRYHYVRVAVIIAAFALLVTALT, encoded by the coding sequence ATGCTCAACGCACTCGAGGTCATCACTACCGTGGTCGTCGGCCTGATGGTCGGGGTGGAGTTCTCCGTCGCCTTCGTCATCAACCGGATCCTCGACGCACTCCCCGATGACAGCGGCCAACTCGGCCGCGCCCACGGGGGCCGGATGCTCGGCGCCGTGATGCCGGTCTGGTACATCGGCTCGCTCGTCCTCGTCGGCATCTGGGCCATCGCCGGATGGCATCACGACGGCGCCGGCCTCGTCGTCACCGCCGGCGCACTGCTGATCCTCAGCGTGATCATGTCGATCCTGCTGCTCGTCCCGATCAACAACCAGGGCAAGACATGGACCCCCGAAAACCGGCCCGCCGACTGGAAGGAGCAGATGAACCGCTGGGACCGCTACCACTACGTCCGCGTCGCCGTCATCATCGCCGCCTTCGCCCTGCTGGTCACCGCCCTCACCTGA
- a CDS encoding VOC family protein — translation MAVQLNHTIVPAHDPQTSAQFLAEILGLSVDPPVAHFTPVTLANQVSLDYDQVDDFDPHHYAFMVSEQEFDAALARIQHRGITHYGDPTCQEMGQIYRSKRTKGRRGTYFHDPDGHLTEILTPGGTGS, via the coding sequence ATGGCCGTGCAACTGAACCACACCATCGTCCCTGCCCATGACCCGCAAACCTCGGCGCAGTTCCTGGCCGAAATCCTCGGCCTGAGTGTCGATCCGCCGGTGGCGCACTTCACGCCGGTCACGCTGGCCAACCAAGTCAGCCTGGACTACGACCAGGTGGACGACTTCGACCCACACCACTACGCGTTCATGGTCAGCGAGCAGGAGTTCGACGCCGCCCTCGCCCGCATCCAGCACCGGGGAATCACCCACTACGGCGATCCCACATGCCAAGAGATGGGGCAGATCTATCGCAGCAAGCGCACCAAAGGCCGCAGAGGCACCTACTTCCACGACCCCGACGGACATCTCACGGAAATCCTCACCCCGGGCGGCACCGGGTCGTGA